The stretch of DNA GGATTCAGGGTACGCCAAGGATCATGTCTTTACGTCATCTATTTTAGGACAAAGTACGACCCCACCTCTTACCAGAATTGGCGCTAAGGCCGGTGATTATTTAGTTTTAGCTCACGGTAAAAATACCGGCGTGGGACCAGCCCTGGCCTATCGCTATCTTTTAAATTTACCCGACAGTGCTTTGCCAGAAAAAATCTTTAGACCCCATCCTTCTTGGCAGCTGACCCAAAATCTTCGCCCGCTGCTTTCAGCCGCGATTGATACGAGCGACGGCTTAGGACCTTGCATGTATATTTTGGCTTTGCTGAATGATTTAGGGTTTGAATTGCAATGGCAAGAAGGCATTCATCACCGTCACGCCCTGCAGTTTTGCCAAGAACGCAAGATATCCCCGGTCATGTTATGGCTAGGCGATCAAGGGGACTTTCAATCGTTGTATGTAGTGCCACAAAAGAATATTTCAAAACTGCCAAAAAAAGGCTTAAGCATTCTGGGGCAGTTTCAAAAAAAGAAAAGCTATAATCTAAGATACCAGAACCATAACATCGCGTTGCCATTCGCCGACATCGCCAACTGTGGTCGCGATGTCGATTCTTACGCACGCCTTTTTGATTCTAACGTTAAATACTTAAATCGTTATCTTTAAGGGCTGGCTTTACAGCCCTTAAAATTCCAATGCCCTTTGGGAGAATTGGGACTAGCGAATTTATTTAAAAAATCCGCCGCGTCTTCCGCCGTCCAGGCCCCACGGAATTTCTCAAAATAAGTCATCATATTGCTTGCCGAAGCCACAATGAGTGGTGAAACGCTAGAGCTTGTGGATCCCGGGACACTGACTTTAAATTGCAATTGATTAGAACCCGCCGCTTTAAAGATTTGGATTCCCGCGATAGGCTGATCTTGCAACTGCAAATTGGGGAATTGGCATTGCACGCGAGCTCGCGCAAAACTTAAAGACTGATTCCATGGAATGGCACTGATGTTCAGGGATTGATTTACAGAAAGATTAGTCGCTTGCACGATATCTTGATTGCCCGAACCAGAATCACGTAAACGCAAGCTTGCCGTTAAAGTTCCGCTGCCATTGGACAAAGCTTTTCGGTTTTGCACTAACAAAGAAACCGGAACAGACAGCTCCCCTTTTGCCGGGACGGTCAAGGTATCAATCACCACGGCTTCTCCTAATGGGATTACGGTGCCATCTGCCAACTTCACCAAAACATCTTCAGCCGGAATTGTTTTAGAATTCCAAGCAAATTGTAAATACAAAGGCTGATACCCACGAGCCCCAATATCACGAGCGCCCACATTTTTAATTTTATAGTTAACAACAGAACTAGAAACTTCAAAATTTCCAGATAAACTCGAGCTAGTCGCGCTTAAAGACACCGGCCACCCGATAGCCATGCCGCTTTCTAATTCCCGACTCCAACCGATACTATTAATAGAGATACGTCCTTTAGCCGTTCCCTTTTGCCCAAACAGCTCACGCTTCATCGGAACCTGTAAAGGCAACGCGCCTTTTTTGAAATTCAGAACTTGTTTTCCGCCCGCCGCGATTTCACTGACACGCGCCTTCAAAGTGGTTGGCGAATACAAGGTTTCACTGTTGGAAAAATCCAACTGAATAATTTGACCGGCAGGACTTGGCATCACTCCTTTATTAGATACTTCTAAAGAAGTCAGATACACGCGTTCACCCGGCTCTAAAATTCCATTTTCATTATCATCTGTAAATACCGCCGAAGTGATTTCTAATTTAAATCTATTTTTATAAGACACAACTCCAGCACTGCTTTCTGTATTAAAGCTCCAAGATCCGGAACCGCCACTGCTGCCGTTACGTCCGTCACTTCCACTGTACCCATCACTCCCACTTCTGCCATCACGTCCGCGATTTCCATCTCGACCGTCGGGCCCCCATACCGGCTTCCCTTCTGCATCTTTACACGTATTGCGGCCACCACGTCCGCCATCAGCTCCGCGACCGCCTTGGCCACCACGACCGCCGCGACCGCCAGAACCTCCATAGGCTCCTGATCCGCCGCTAACATCTATACTTACTAATAACATCAACTCACTTTGATCGGCAGAAGTTGTGATCGCAACACGACCGCCATTTCCACCGTCACCACCCGATCCACCATCAGTGCCGTTAGTACCGTTTTCACCATCAGATCCATCATCGCCATCGCGGCCATCGGATGGAGGACATCCGTCAGAACCACTCGATCCACTCCAAAATCCGCTTCGCCCGTCTGACCCATCGCGGCCAGAATTTCCGTCTAAACCACGTGCGCCATCGCCGCCAACCGCATACACGTTGATGCTTTTTATATCTTTAATTGGAAGAACAACGTCTTTAAATTTTTCTCCCCAAGTGGTGCCAAAAATTCTTACCGACGTCTTTGTTTCATCGGTGTAAGCAAGTTTCACGTCCGCGCGACCCGCACTGGAGCCATCTTGACCATAAGAATTCGCATCCGATCCCGAAACACTGATGTAGACGGTTCCATCTGACACCGAAACTCTTGCTTGTGCAAAATTCGATATCATTATGCCACCACTTAAAATCGCAGACAGAAAAAATATTTTCACTTCATCCTCCGAAAAATAAAATTCAAAAACTCGCGAAGCTTCTAACTGCTCTTTTTGAATTCTACAAATACTTTTTTTTCGTTTGCATATGTTGAACGTCTCATCTAATTTGCGCGCGAGTTTAAAAAACGAAAGAGGATGATTATGCGTTTTCAATTTCTTTGCATGACGATACTAACAACATTGGTTTCATTTTCCGCTTTAGCCGCGACAACAAATTTGAACGTCGCCATCGGCACAAGCGTTCCCAATGATCCAGCAATACCAACTTATAATTTCACCACCGTTCCAAGTCGCTCTGGTGGTGGAGAGAAATTCACTCTGAAATTTGCTTCGGCAAAAAATATTACTTCGATCAAACTTTCTGGTTTTTCTATCGGGCGCGCCGGAAAGGTTTTGGTTCGCAACGTGACAGCGATATCTGGCGCAGCTACGACAACGATTCCGGAACTATTTCAATTTAAAAAAATGACAGTCGGAAATGCGCAAAACTATAAAGACTTAGTCATGTTGGTGGACTCTTCTTATGTAGAAGTCACGCCCAACCAAGTTTTCTCACAGATTGAATTTTTACTTGAAGGCTACACCAATGATGATGCTTCATTATTAATTGAAATCGCCAGCACCGATTCTTTAACCGAAGATCAATTTATGTTCACACGCGGCGGCTCATCCCAAAGCTTGGGTGCTTTGATTGATGAATCTAAGTTTGCGAAATTTTCGCCAGACACTTTGGCGAAACTGATGCGCCAAGGAAAACAAGTCCAAGCCGCAGATCTTGAAGGTAAAAATTTTGTTTGCTCTAGCTATACCAAACTCGACAACGCGCAAATCAATTTAAAAAGACGTGCTTATCAAGTAAACGCCAAAGGTGTGTTGCAATCACAAAGCGATCTTGAAGGAACGATGGTGTGGCAGCCGAACTCTGCTGGCATGGTCAGCGTGATTGCCAACCAAAATGGGTGCGGTACTTATACAAGTTATAACGTTATTCGCAAAACCGCGTCTGGAAACTTAATCGCAGAGGTGAACTTAAACTTAGAAGATTACGTAAAACTTTGTGCCAGTGCGGGCTATGATGCTGACGGAACACGTGCCGTTGAATTGAATTCCACATTCGCCTCTGTGATCGACCCAGCTTTTGTGGTTAATAACTATGAATTCTGTCAGATCGCTAATTAAGTCATTGAAACGGGCTTTCAGAAATAAAAAACCCACGGGATTTTTCCGTGGGTTTTTGTTTTTTAAAAGCTTTAAGGACCAAACCTGGCGGTTTGTCTTATTTGCAGTTGTTTTCGATTTTATCAGCTACGTTTAAGTAACGAGCTTGAAGAGCTTCGTATTGATCCATGTAAAGATCCAAAGCATCTTGGTTGAACGAAGAATTGATTTTTTCAGAAAGATATTCCATTTGCGCTGCCAATTTAGCTTTTTGCTCTAGCAATTGACCGCAAGAATAGGGGTAAGCAGCAGAAGCTTGAGTTGAAGCAAAACCGATAACTAGGGACAAAGCCAATACAAGACTTTTCATGAAATTCTCCTTTTCAAGTTGATTAAGAATGGCCGCACCCTAACGGCTGCCGACCCTAAACGCAACGCATTGAAACCCTTGCGATAATTTTTACAAGCTCTCCATAAACCCGCCTGGGAGGTGGATTTTCAAGGGTCCAGTTTCATTTTCATCGGCCTTTCAGTTTGTGAGAACTGGTTTCAATTATTAGCTAAATCCCCCTCCTCTCCGTATGCTTTTTAAAGGGGGTACGTATGCGCCTAGTTCACTTGATTTCCGGAAAAGAAAACTCAAGTTTTTGGCTTTCAGAGGCGGGAATTCGCCTGCTCCATTTGATCTATGCCCACCCTCCAAAAACCTCGATGGAGTGGTCTCGCCTTTGTTGCAAAGCAGGTGTTTGCCCCGTCATCCTTGCGCGCTCCGGATTGACATACAAAGCGGCAAGCTGATTATCTTTTGGGTATGAACACATCATACCTATCTGGATTCGGAAATCATTTCTCTACAGAGGCGCGCCCGGGTGCGCTTCCTGAAGATCAAAACTCACCCCAAGTTGCTCCTTTAGGACTGTACGCGGAACAGCTGAGCGGTTCGGCTTTTACGGCGCCTCGACATACCAACTTGTATTCATGGCTTTACCGTATTCGTCCTTCGGTCATGCATAAAGCATTTAAGCCGTTAAAAGCTTTAACGGAAAAAACCTTCATGAAGCCCGAGCACATCAATCCCAATCAAATGCGGTGGAACGCGCCAAAAGCTTTAACTGGCAACTTCATAGAGGGCCTTCGCACCGTTTGCGGGACCGGTTTAGGCCATGAACAGCGGGGGTTACAAGTTCACCTGTATTCCTTCAATCAAGGAATGAAAAACCAATTCATGATGAATGCTGACGGAGATTTTCTTTTCGTTATTCAAAGTGGAAATGTGCAAATCAAAACCGAGCTTGGCACTATTCAAGCCGAGCCAGGCGAGATCGTTTTAGTTCCGCGCGGAATGAAATTTCAAGTCAATCCACTTGATCCAGGAACGGCATGCACGGGCTATGTCGGTGAAAACTTCGGCGCCCCTTTCCGTTTACCAGAACTCGGGCCTATTGGTGCTAATGGCTTAGCTCACCGTCGTCACTTCTTAACGCCGGTCGCGGCTTTTGAAGACCTCGAAGGTAAATTTGAATTGATCGGCAAATTCAATGGCGCTTTGTGGATGGCAGAAATGGGCCATTCGCCGTTAGATGTGGTCGCGTGGCACGGGAACTACGTTCCATTTAAATATGATCTTAGAAAATTTAATACCATCAACACCGTCAGTTTTGATCATCCAGATCCTTCGATCTTTACCGTCTTAACTTCTCCAACGGACACCCCGGGGGTTGCGAACGTTGACTTCGCGATCTTCCCGCCACGTTGGATGGTGGCTGAACACACCTTCCGCCCCCCGTACTTTCATCGCAATTGCATGAGTGAGTACATGGGATTGATCTATGGAGTGTATGACGCCAAAACTGCAGGCGGCTTTGTGCCTGGTGGTGGCAGCTTGCATAACTTTTATTCTGCCCATGGACCCGATGCAGATTCATTCGAAAAGGCGAGCTTCACCGACTTAAAGCCACATAAAATCGAAGACACTATGGCCTTTATGTTCGAATCAAGAACCGCCTATATGTTAACCGACTACGCGATGGAAAAAGGCTTTCTGCAAGAAGACTATCAAGACTGCTGGCAGGGATTTAAAAAACATTTCAAAGGTTAGTTTGACCCAATAGAAGGTGGGGATTTCTCCCCACCTATCAAGCGCCATAAAACACCGGCATTTCTTAAAATAACCTCTGTCGCTTTTTTTTGTTCTGTCGGACTCAAATCCCCTTCTCGCAAAAGCTCCGCAAAACCGATCACCGAACTTA from Bdellovibrio bacteriovorus encodes:
- the hmgA gene encoding homogentisate 1,2-dioxygenase, whose protein sequence is MNTSYLSGFGNHFSTEARPGALPEDQNSPQVAPLGLYAEQLSGSAFTAPRHTNLYSWLYRIRPSVMHKAFKPLKALTEKTFMKPEHINPNQMRWNAPKALTGNFIEGLRTVCGTGLGHEQRGLQVHLYSFNQGMKNQFMMNADGDFLFVIQSGNVQIKTELGTIQAEPGEIVLVPRGMKFQVNPLDPGTACTGYVGENFGAPFRLPELGPIGANGLAHRRHFLTPVAAFEDLEGKFELIGKFNGALWMAEMGHSPLDVVAWHGNYVPFKYDLRKFNTINTVSFDHPDPSIFTVLTSPTDTPGVANVDFAIFPPRWMVAEHTFRPPYFHRNCMSEYMGLIYGVYDAKTAGGFVPGGGSLHNFYSAHGPDADSFEKASFTDLKPHKIEDTMAFMFESRTAYMLTDYAMEKGFLQEDYQDCWQGFKKHFKG
- a CDS encoding AIR synthase related protein; the protein is MAQIRELTELKKVLGSQFKSAKQTNGLFESDCEIVKLAAKSFLVTSIDSLGEEITIGLYKELKTWAWMTVMSSVSDLAASGASPIGITLSTQWAFATSKDIQKKFFAEIKKACVKSQVPLLGGDSGYAKDHVFTSSILGQSTTPPLTRIGAKAGDYLVLAHGKNTGVGPALAYRYLLNLPDSALPEKIFRPHPSWQLTQNLRPLLSAAIDTSDGLGPCMYILALLNDLGFELQWQEGIHHRHALQFCQERKISPVMLWLGDQGDFQSLYVVPQKNISKLPKKGLSILGQFQKKKSYNLRYQNHNIALPFADIANCGRDVDSYARLFDSNVKYLNRYL